One Streptomyces umbrinus genomic window, CCCGGAGGCCGCGCGCGGAGAAGGTGCTCACTCGGCACCGCCCAGTGCCGTCAGGGTCTTCTCGGCCAGCTTCGCGCCCACCGGTGAGAAGCCCGGGTTGAGCTTCAGCGCCGCCGAAAGGCTGCCGCGGGCCACCTTCTTGTTGCCCGTGGCCTGTTCGATCATGCCGCGGTGGTAGAGGAACGTCGCGTCGCGGTAGCCGGTGGCCGTGGCGCGCCGGGCGTAGGGGAGGGCCTCCTCGTCACGGCCGTTGACGTGCAGGGCCCAGGCGAGCGCGTCCGCGGTGTGGACGGTCTCCCGGCGTTCCCACTCGGCGCGGGCGGCGCGCAGGGCGGCCTTGCGGTCGCCGTGATCCGCCGCCGCGAGGGCCGTGTCGAGGTCGGCGTTGACGCCGTTCGCCCGGGCCAGCGCGGTCCAGGCGTTCACCAGGGCGTACTGGGCACGGGCCTTCGCCTTGTCCTGTTCGCCGCCACGGGCCTCGTACAGCTCGCCGAGCACGACCAGCGGGCCGGGCAGCGGGAAGCGGGCCACGACGTCCTCCATGCCGGTGATCGCCGACTTGCTGTCGCCGTTCGCGGCCTGCGCCCTGGCACGGCCCTCCAACGCCGGGAGGTACACCTTGTCGGCCCGCAGGGCCTGCTCGAAGTACGTCAGTGCCGTCCTGTACTCGCCCTCGCGCCAGGCGAGTTGGCCGAGCGCCGTCGCCACGTACGCGATGTCGCCGGGGGTGGAGGCACTGGAGAGCGCCTGCTTCAGGACGCGCCGCGTCGTGGTGACGTCGCCGCGCAGCTCCCGTACGTAGGCGTAGCGGGTGAAGACCGGGATGCCGGGGCGGCGGGCGTCGGCCTGGTCGGCGGCCTTGGACGCCTCCTTGTAGCGGCCGAGTTCGACCAGGGCGTCGATGCGGGTCGACAGCGCCCGTTCGTTGTACGCGTTCTCGTCCAGCGCCTTGTCCGCGTACCGCAGTGCGTCGGGGAAGTCGTGCCGGGCCGCGGCCAGCGCCGAACGGCCCGCGAGTGCCGGGTCGTTGTCCGGCTTCAGCTTCAGCGACCGGTCCAGCGCGCGCTCCGCCTGCGGATAGCGGGACGGGTCGCCGTTCGTGCGTGCCTGCTCGATGTAGGCGACGCCCAGAGTGGACCAGCCGCCGTAGTCCTTGGGTTGTGCCTTGAGGTGGGTCTGCAGTGCGGAGATGCTGGAGGCGAGGCTGCCGGTGCCCAGCAGTTCGGGAGCGACACCGGGCGCGGACGCCACCGTACGCACGCCGTCGTCGTCCTTGTTGCCCAGAACCACGGCTCCCGCGGTCATCGCGACGGCAATGGCGACGGCGCACGCGCCGAGCCGCAGCATCCGCGCCCGCGGGGACTCCGGACTCTCCTTCGGCCGGTCGGTCCGGTCGGGCCTGTCCTCGCCCTCGGGCGGCGGGGTCACGTCCGCGCGATCCTTCTCGTGCGCGTCCTCGTTCGTACCCGGGGCCATGCCCTCTCCTCAATCTCCTTGATGGAAGCGGTGGTTCAGAAGCGGTGGTTCAGGGTGAGCGGCGCGGCCCGCGCGCCGTGGGGGACGGAAACGCGCGGGCCGCGCCAGTCGGAGTGCGGGTCAGTAGGACCGGCGGCGGCCACGCCACCACAGGAGACCCGTGCCGATGAGCAGGAACCCGGCCGCGCCCGACGCCGCCGAGACGGCGATCAGCGTGGTGTCGTCCATACCGGCCACACCGCCCGTGGTGCCCGCGGGCTGCAGGGCGTCACCGAGCTGGTTGCGGACGTCGTTCGTGCCCGTGGTGCCCTTGGCGAGCGGACCGCGCGAACCGGAGGTCGGCAGCGCGACGTACGGGAACGCCTTCTCGAACTTCTGGTCGTTCTTGTCGACCGCGTCACCCAAGTCGTTCTTTGCACCGACGAGTTCGCCCTCGACGACCTGCAGCGCGATGTCCAGCACGTCGTCGCCGAGGCGGCGTCCGTTCGGGAAGCCCGCGTTGTCGCCGTCCAGCACGCCGAGCCGCTTCTCCTTGGCCGCCGGCTTGATCGAGGTGTTCAGGCGCAGCATCTCCGAAGCACGCACGTGCGGGGGCTGGTTGAGGCCCTCGACGCCCTTGAGGAAGACGTCGACCAGGTCGTTCCTGGGCTCCTTCGGCGCGGGGATCTTGTAGATCGCCTCGATGAGCTTGGGCAGTTCGGGGTTGGTGACGTTCTCCAGGAAGTCGCCGTCGTTCCAGGGCGAGGACGCGTTGAACTTGTCCTTGTCCTTGATCGGGTTGACGACCTCGTTCACCAGCGGCATGCCGAGGCGCGAGACCTGCCGGTACTTGCCGCTCGCGCTCTTGCGCTGCGTCGTCGACCAGATGCCCACGATCGGCTGGTCGGCCGACTCCTGGATCATGTCGGTCGGCACCTGCAGGGCAACGGAGTTGACGTTGTACTCCTTCAGCGTGTCATTGCCGACCTCGGACAGGTTCCCGCCGTACAGCAGGTCGAAGACGCGCAGGTCCAGGAAGAACGGGTCGTCCGCCTGACCGGCGAACGTCTTCGCTCCGCCCGGGAGTTCGTGGACGGCCTGCTCGCGGAGCTTGGCGTAGTCCGGCATGGACGCCTGGCCGACGTTCGACGGGGCGACCGGCACGTCGTCCGCGTACTTCGTCTTCTTGACCACGTACTGGTCCTTGAGCTGCAGCAGATCGATGTCGTAGGTCTGCGTGATGTTGAGGTCCGGGTCGTCGAGGCTCTCGACCGGGCCCGTGTTGTACAGGAACGTCTTGTCGTTCTTGACGTGCGTCTTGAACGTGTAGCGGAAGACGAACTCGCCCTGCGCGTCACCGTTGTTGTCGATGTGCAGGTCGTACTGGGCGTCCTCGGCGAAGGTGAAGAAGTTCGGCCCGCCCGCCGGTTCCTCGAACGGGATCCAGTTCGCGACGAGCGTCGTGGTGTCCGGATGGTCGGGGCTGACGAACGCGTACACGTCCGTGTTGTCGAACTGCGGCTGCCCCGAGATGAGCGGAGCCTCCCGGTGGCTGGACGCGCTCGCCGTCCCCGGTCCGAGCGCGGTCACGCCGACGGCCGCGAGCCCGCCGGTGGCCAACGCACCGCAGACAAGGGTCGCGAGGCTCCTGCGTCCCACGAACCCGCTGGTGAAAGGTGTCATGCCGTCCGTCCTCTGTCCCAAAGCTGTGTTCCGGCGGTGATGTCCGCGAGAGGCGCCCCCGGTCTGGTTGCGACTGGCCGGCTCCTGCTCTCGTTCCGCGTCGGTTGGTGTTGCCTGATGCACGCCATTCGGAGCGGGGGCTCGGAAGGATTGGTTCGGGATTCACCCGCGTTTTCAAGCAGTTGATCCGTAACCCCATCCGAAGGCGTTCCGGCGCCGAATACGTGAGGATGAGACGGGCCGTTCAATGGCCGGAGAGGGGGAAACGAGTGGAGGCGGACGAACTTCTGGTGCTCGTGGCCGGAGGAGACCAGAAGGCCTTCGAGGATTTGTACGGTCTGGTGTCCGGGCCGGTGTTCGGGCTGGTGCGCCGCGTGGTGCGGGATCCGGCCCAGTCGGAGGAGGTGGCCCAGGAGGTGCTCCTCGAACTCTGGAGGTCCGCCGGACGCTACGACCCGGGCCGCGGCAGCGCACTGTCCTGGGTCCTCACCCTCGCGCACCGCCGGGCGGTCGACCGGGTCCGCAGTGCCCGCGCCGCCGGGGAGCGCGAACTGCGCATGGCCCGGCGCTCGAACGGCCCCGCCTTCGACCAGGTCGCCGAGGAGGTCGAGGCCGGCCTCGAACGAGAATGGGTGCGCCGCTGCCTGGACCGGCTCACCGCCCTGCAACGACAGTCCGTCACCCTCGCCTACTACGACGGCTACACGTACCGTGAAGTGGCCGAACGGCTCTCCCTGCCGCTCGGCACGGTCAAGACGCGCATGCGCGACGGACTCACGCGGTTGCGCGACTGCCTGGGAGGTGTCGCATGACCAGCCTCTTCCGGCGGAGTGATCTGCACTCCCTGGCCGCCCCCTACGCCCTGGACGCCCTGGAACCCCATGAGCACAAGCGTTTCGAGAAACACCTGAGGCGCTGTGACAGGTGCGCCGCCGAGGTGCGCGCGCTGCGCGAGGACGCGGTCCGCCTCGCCTGGTCCACGGCCGCCCCGGCGCCGGCCGCGATGCGGGACCGGGTCCTCATGGCTGTACGGACGACTCCTCAGGAGCCGGCGGCCTTCGCCCGGCCACCGGCTCGGGCGATCACGGACCGGTACGAGGAACGGGCGCCGTCGCGTGCCCGTCGCTCGGGCTTCTCGCCGTTCCTCATCCCGCTCGCGTCCACCACGGCCGCGGCCGCCCTCGTCGTCGCCGCGCTGTTCGGCATGCAGGCGGCCCGCACCCAGGACCAGCTAGCCCAGGAGCGCGCCCAGGCACGTGAGATCGCACACGTTCTCGCCGCGCCGGACGCCCGCGCGAGCGCCGGACGCGACGCGAACGGACAGGGCATGAGCGTCGTCGCGTCCGCCTCGCAGCGCACCGCTGTAGTGACCGCGGCCGGACTGGGTACACCTTCGAACGGAAGGGTTCACCAACTGTGGCTCATGCGACCGGAGGAGAAACCGCGATCCCTGGGGCTCCTGGACGGCGACACGCCCTTGATTGCCACCGGGCTGAACACGAACGCGACATCACTCGCTGTCACCGTCGAGCCGTCGGGCGGTTCAGCGCAGCCAACTACCGCACCGGTTGTCCAACTCGCCCTGGAATCAGTTGGATTCGGAGAGTAACCGTCAACACCCTTACCGGAAAGGTGAATCCCGCGCCCGGGATACACGGGTGTGGAGAGGGAGCGATAGGGTTAACCTGCCCGGGCCGGGTGCCCTCGTATGGGTGGGGAGTGACATGGAACAGATAACAGTGCGTGGCAGGGCGCGAGTCCCTGCGATCACGTGTGGCAGCAGCGCGACCAGCTCGCGCCTCGACCGCCATCTCTCGGTGATGGGTGGCCCCGCCATCCCTCAGCGCGAGGCGGCAGAGGCGACGGACCTGATGCGCGAGCTCACCGCACGTGACACCGCGCACAACCGCACCGCCAGGGGCGCGCGAGTGAGGCGGGTCTCGCTCTTCGCGCCGCTGCGCCGACTGCGCCGTTCCCTGTTCGGCGGCCGCTGAGCGGCCTCGGCCGCTGACAGGCGGCCGAACCCGAGCAGGACCCCGACCCGCGCTCAGGCGGCCACACCGTCCCGGCGCAGTGCTGCGATCTCATCGTCCGTCATCCCCACGGCACGCAGCAGTGCCCCGGTGTGTTCCCCGAGCGCGGGTACGGGCCCCATCCGCGCCGAGTCCCCGCCCGGCAGCGTGATCGGCGGCAACAACGCCCTCAGCGGCCCGACCGGCGAACCCACTTCCCGCCACCGGTCCCGCGCCGCCAGCTGAGGATGCTCCGCCACCTCCCGTACGTCCCGCAGTCGCGCACACGCGATCCCGGCCGCCTCAAGCTGTGCCACCGCCTCGTCCGTGACCAGCGCCGCCAGGGCCTTGCCGACCAACTCGTCGGTGTGCTCCC contains:
- a CDS encoding tetratricopeptide repeat protein, translated to MAPGTNEDAHEKDRADVTPPPEGEDRPDRTDRPKESPESPRARMLRLGACAVAIAVAMTAGAVVLGNKDDDGVRTVASAPGVAPELLGTGSLASSISALQTHLKAQPKDYGGWSTLGVAYIEQARTNGDPSRYPQAERALDRSLKLKPDNDPALAGRSALAAARHDFPDALRYADKALDENAYNERALSTRIDALVELGRYKEASKAADQADARRPGIPVFTRYAYVRELRGDVTTTRRVLKQALSSASTPGDIAYVATALGQLAWREGEYRTALTYFEQALRADKVYLPALEGRARAQAANGDSKSAITGMEDVVARFPLPGPLVVLGELYEARGGEQDKAKARAQYALVNAWTALARANGVNADLDTALAAADHGDRKAALRAARAEWERRETVHTADALAWALHVNGRDEEALPYARRATATGYRDATFLYHRGMIEQATGNKKVARGSLSAALKLNPGFSPVGAKLAEKTLTALGGAE
- a CDS encoding DUF4331 domain-containing protein, with translation MTPFTSGFVGRRSLATLVCGALATGGLAAVGVTALGPGTASASSHREAPLISGQPQFDNTDVYAFVSPDHPDTTTLVANWIPFEEPAGGPNFFTFAEDAQYDLHIDNNGDAQGEFVFRYTFKTHVKNDKTFLYNTGPVESLDDPDLNITQTYDIDLLQLKDQYVVKKTKYADDVPVAPSNVGQASMPDYAKLREQAVHELPGGAKTFAGQADDPFFLDLRVFDLLYGGNLSEVGNDTLKEYNVNSVALQVPTDMIQESADQPIVGIWSTTQRKSASGKYRQVSRLGMPLVNEVVNPIKDKDKFNASSPWNDGDFLENVTNPELPKLIEAIYKIPAPKEPRNDLVDVFLKGVEGLNQPPHVRASEMLRLNTSIKPAAKEKRLGVLDGDNAGFPNGRRLGDDVLDIALQVVEGELVGAKNDLGDAVDKNDQKFEKAFPYVALPTSGSRGPLAKGTTGTNDVRNQLGDALQPAGTTGGVAGMDDTTLIAVSAASGAAGFLLIGTGLLWWRGRRRSY
- a CDS encoding sigma-70 family RNA polymerase sigma factor, yielding MEADELLVLVAGGDQKAFEDLYGLVSGPVFGLVRRVVRDPAQSEEVAQEVLLELWRSAGRYDPGRGSALSWVLTLAHRRAVDRVRSARAAGERELRMARRSNGPAFDQVAEEVEAGLEREWVRRCLDRLTALQRQSVTLAYYDGYTYREVAERLSLPLGTVKTRMRDGLTRLRDCLGGVA
- a CDS encoding anti-sigma factor, which translates into the protein MTSLFRRSDLHSLAAPYALDALEPHEHKRFEKHLRRCDRCAAEVRALREDAVRLAWSTAAPAPAAMRDRVLMAVRTTPQEPAAFARPPARAITDRYEERAPSRARRSGFSPFLIPLASTTAAAALVVAALFGMQAARTQDQLAQERAQAREIAHVLAAPDARASAGRDANGQGMSVVASASQRTAVVTAAGLGTPSNGRVHQLWLMRPEEKPRSLGLLDGDTPLIATGLNTNATSLAVTVEPSGGSAQPTTAPVVQLALESVGFGE